From the Gallaecimonas mangrovi genome, one window contains:
- a CDS encoding enoyl-CoA hydratase-related protein, translating into MTDLVTTTVKDGVMVVSLNRVDKKNALTQAMYDGLTAALNAASAQNEVKVLLLAGSNEVFCAGNDLEDFLTLKELSQDSPILRFLTTLVRFKKPLLAAVAGPAVGVGTTVLLHCDLVVADSQSRFQLPFVALGLCAEAGSSLLLAERVGQAKANEWLLTGKPFSAAEALQYGLINQVVDGQVVETGLAIAKQLATLPSGAMMATKALIRQPHQAKAEKAIFDEAEQFVKLLQGDECKAAIKAFFSRR; encoded by the coding sequence ATGACGGATTTGGTTACCACAACAGTCAAGGACGGCGTCATGGTTGTTAGCCTCAACCGCGTCGACAAGAAAAATGCCTTAACCCAGGCGATGTACGACGGCCTAACAGCCGCCTTAAATGCCGCCTCAGCGCAAAACGAGGTAAAGGTGTTGCTGCTTGCCGGCAGTAACGAGGTGTTTTGCGCCGGTAACGATCTGGAAGATTTTCTGACCTTAAAAGAGCTGAGCCAAGACAGCCCTATTCTGCGTTTTCTCACCACCCTGGTGCGCTTTAAAAAGCCGCTGCTGGCGGCCGTTGCTGGCCCGGCGGTAGGGGTGGGCACCACGGTACTGCTGCATTGCGACTTAGTGGTCGCTGACAGCCAAAGCCGCTTTCAGTTGCCCTTTGTCGCGCTTGGGCTGTGCGCTGAAGCAGGTTCATCGCTATTGCTGGCAGAGCGCGTTGGCCAGGCCAAAGCCAACGAGTGGCTGCTAACCGGCAAACCCTTTAGCGCCGCCGAAGCCTTGCAATATGGGCTGATTAACCAAGTGGTGGACGGCCAGGTTGTTGAAACCGGCTTGGCTATTGCCAAACAACTGGCCACCTTGCCGTCGGGCGCCATGATGGCAACCAAGGCGCTTATCCGCCAGCCACACCAAGCCAAGGCTGAAAAAGCCATATTCGACGAGGCAGAGCAGTTTGTAAAACTGCTACAAGGTGATGAATGCAAAGCCGCCATTAAAGCCTTCTTCAGCCGGCGCTAG
- a CDS encoding PspC domain-containing protein translates to MRNRWFRDKSNKLLFGVCAGLAPVIGVDRGWVRLAAFIALLISPVTTLVLYFVAVWLMPVKPYLEGQWERNH, encoded by the coding sequence ATGCGTAACCGTTGGTTTAGAGATAAAAGCAATAAGTTGCTGTTTGGTGTTTGTGCCGGTTTGGCACCAGTTATCGGCGTTGACCGTGGCTGGGTAAGACTGGCGGCCTTTATTGCCTTGTTGATCTCGCCCGTTACCACTTTGGTGTTGTACTTCGTTGCCGTTTGGCTGATGCCAGTGAAACCTTACCTGGAGGGACAATGGGAAAGAAATCACTGA